ATTCTTTGTCCTACAAGAGTTctaaaatatgattatgATTTCCATGGAAACGTTAATCTGAAAGAAATGTTAGAAAGAGCAGAACCAATCGATGAAGATGCTGATACTGAAGAAACATTATTGAAATTGAATGCTAACGTGTCTGGATttgtaattaaaaaaattgaggATGATAAAGTTGATATTATCTATTTAAACGCTGTAAGCAAtctcaaaatataataacataatatttttattctcaTTTTAACATTAatctaaaatatattttctgtttaagtcatatattttatcatattcccataaaaaatattgacatattttatatatttatacatttttttcgtaGATTTTTAAGGATGATCGTAGTACcgattttattttcgatCGAAGAATTGCAAGATCTGCTGTTAGTGGTATTATACACTTGTCATACTGGGGTGGCGAGGATAGAAAAGCACATCCCTCAATTAGAAGTCTTACAAAACTTTAATATTGggatacatatattaataaaatcaattcatatttatacgTAGTGCCTATTTAAATTGCCATCACAACAGTTTGATCATTTtagaattaatatttaGTACTTAATTTCTTGTTCCTtttgaattaaatatattgaatgTGTTTACTTTCGTGATgaaatcaaataattaatgCTATAATTAATTACACTTTTTGCATTATTACCCTATATATTAGTTtgatccatttttttaccgttcaaaatttatgtttCGTACTTTTATTGTTATCTTATAACTTAAAAcgtattaataattaagtGTATATCAATATAGAcatatcataaaatatatcgaTCACCACCctcaaattatatatttatggtttacttttatctttattatttatattttttcttaaatattGTCTTTGAAACCGTTTACAGAATTCAAATAACCAAtaccaatatatattaaaaactaCAACATATTCtaccatttttaataacttatttcttatgtatatttaaaacaattccttaaactaataaatattatcaaattataaaaaattaaattacaaTATGCTCCGAACCCTAATTCAAAACGCAGGCTTGGTGAGCGAAGCAACAACCCATAATACAAACCCTGGCCCATAacacaaatatatgattCGTAAAGGATAGACACCTCGGCATcaagaatattataattaaaaactaaattaattttatgtatgcatTCATATTTCTTGACTTTCCAactttatatttcattattttatttatttgtattttttttgactaTTAAAGGggaatttataatttaaattcatttataaaaaaatatgagtGTCAATATTACGgccaataaataatttttataacaccctttctaaaaaatgttatttagtaaaatgtgtattaaattttacaaaaaatcaCAGAATGTTAGATTctcataatataaattttatcaagTTATTGGTAAGAAGCAACACAACTATCtttacataataattattacaatttgGATTTCTAGCATGGCTATTTATTCCTTAATATAATTGcttgcatatattatatcaaaCATAGCCAAGTATTACATTAAAacagtatatatttttatacttatCCTGCCATTTATACTTATATTATCAACTTTTTATTAGGTAAATAAAGCAGGGTGTCATATAATATGagctttttttatgtatgcataaattCCACATATAATACACAATTGAATGTATTtcagttttattttcaagttatgaactataaaaataaaaacctTGGATATCTATAATGTAATGAGCATATCAATCatgctatatataattaaagaactttttcaatatataatatttattattaaattgcaataatttttattcaattATGTGCAacgatttaaataaaatttatttatctataccctcttttaaaaaaacgattactttaatttttatatattattgtatattgcacttacacatatatataattttaaatataatcgtaatattattatataaacattaataataataatgaaatacaTACATTTAAAGAGTCGGGACTTAATGATGTAGATGAATACAAAAACATTACTCAATTCTATAttctatacatattattagtatataattaaattttaaaattttataatgcaTGAAATGtgaatatgtttttaaaattatttatatatttttaaataaatattaatttttataattttttcgaaATCGATTACTTCAATTTAACACACTAATTCAAcctttatactttttaatttcaatttctaaaaaatatatttaatattttttaatttcaatttctaaagaatatattaatattttttaatattttaattattaaattcaaAATGAATACAAGATATATTAAGATTGCTTTGGCTCTTTTAAGTCTCGCAGGATATATGCAAAATGTAGCATTTGCAGCCAATCATCATTCAGGCAGCGCTTCGTAAGAAAAATACTTGcaacatatatatctatatcgaatataaatatgtatatactgTTTATTATgagaatatttatatgcaattttgaatatgtatatgtgtatcagttgcaaaaaaaaaaaacttcttataaatataaatttttttaaaattaaaaattcaaataaatttaaaaatatattcccTTCATAATTTGTAGTTCACATGGACATCATGACCACCATGAACACCATTTACACCACGCCCATGGAGAACACCATCACCATGGAGAACATCATGAACATCATGGCCACCATGAACACCATTTACACCACGCCCATGGAGAGCACCATCACCATGGAGAACATCATGAACATCATGGCCACCATGAACACCATTTACACCACGCCCATGGAGAACACCATCACCATGGAGAACATCATGAACATCATGGCCACCATGAACACCATTTACACCACGCCCATGGAGAACACCACCACCATGGAGAACACCACCACCATGGAGAACACCACCACCATGAAGAACACCACCACCATGGAGAACACCACCACCATGGAGAACACCACCACCATGGAGAACACCACCACCATGAAGAACACCACCATGGAGATCATGACCACCATTTACGCTCCAGCCATGATGAACATCACCACCATTAATCCTCCACCCATGAAGAAGCTAATGAATCAGCAAATGCTATGCCCGGTGCTTTAgctttttcaaaaaagcatgacaaatatacaaaaaattacaaaatatatcataagGAAGATGAAgaacaattatatattttaaaagagTAAACTATATTGGCATTGGAAATTATcctaattttttgttaactTAATggcatttttcattaaaaaggAAGCTAATGGTGTTAAAATTACCCATATCAGATCTGTaagcaatataaaaattttagtaacataattttatttcatcattatcaaatatataaattttctatataaatgtgcatatttataatatatttattcattcaCAATTAAAATGGAgagttttatatatttattatttttttttttttcttaggTTGATCATGACGCTCCTTTATATGTCTGTCCCTCAAGGTTTTCTTAAATTGTTGACATTCCAAAAATTGGCAAATGTTATCAAATTAAgggaattttttaaaaaggaataaacatatttctAAATGGCaccttttaaaattttgatacGTATGTTAGTAAAATAAACTTATTTTCATGAGTTATCTcgtttttaattaatgtcACAGaattcaaattttatttttaaatagtgttttatttacatataattcGTTCGTAGTTTATATTGTAAagataagtatatattttgaaatggTAATCACGTAGTGCTTgcttgtatttatattattgcgAAAAACTGAATAGTAAGTTTCATGAGTGtcaaatattaaatgatggaattaaaaactttattttaaagaaaattaatGGGTTAtagagaaataaaaaacaagtacatatatatgtacaaacttaatgaaataacaaaacgtttcttatatgaattataagcataatattcatttaaataaagtcTACAAACaagttattatatatcaaatatagtaataaaatagtagACCCTGTATATtgtaaattaatatatccaATCCTATGAAAAACAATCAATAAAAGTTATTGCATGCATCTAAATACATTCTTATTTGTTATACTTCTCAAgtgtttattattatttaataatattgtatatcttttataaaaatagggTAAATAAGCCTTAATATGGCCCTTACATACTAAATCccaattatttatactaataaatgaaattcggtttatttactattgtttgaattttatattgtattttaAATACGTATTcgcatatttttaacattaaaataaaaagttaattagtttattattctatggtattttcttttcttttataaacaaaaaaaattaacagaaaaaacaaattaataaatggtaCAGGATCAGCCTGCATAAGttggtatatatttaatgatgGAGATTTTTCCCCATAAACAGAATTTATAGATTTTATAgtctgttttttttgaccagatgattttataattatttgtatttgtttttttccgTCACTTGAGTTTATAACTGTCTTTGTCGTTTTATTTGCACCAAACAAGTTTATAACCTttttcatgtttttttttcctttcaATTTCTTTCTTCGtccaaatgataaatactaacataaaattatgaaaaatatgtaatattttatgaggaaatattttaaaaattatatacccCATAGttgtctttttatttacctgGTACATAATAGCTAAAGCAATgggaattaaaaaaactatagttaaaattacaaattgtttatattcttttaataCATATGAACCAcctatttttgttatttcaTTTCCTTTTAATTCGGTTCCTGGATTTTCTTGTTTAGTCACTGAAGCTGGCATTAGTTTTTGAGATCCTTCTTTATCGGTTTGATCAGAATTATGGTTTCCAGATGGGTCCTGAGGCGGTTTATGTTCTTGACCTTGTTCCTTAGAATTTTGTGTAGTTTGCATAGTTGGTGGAGTTGGTGATGTTTGTGGAGCTTTGAGAGTTTGTGATGCATCTGATGAAGGCTGATGTGGATTTTGTTGAGATAAATCTTGTTGAGGTAAATCTTGTTGAGGTAAATCTTGTTGAGGTGGATCTTTTTGGGGTTTTGATGGATCATCACGTGTGGGTGGATCGCCCTCTGTTCCGTCTGATCCAGGTTTATTATCATCTGAATCTTTTGGGCCTTCGGATGGGGCATTAGGTGTGGGTGGATCATCCCCTGTCCCGCCTGATCCAGATTGTTTATCACCTGAATCAGGAGGGTCTTCTACTTGTTTAGAATCAATACTTAgattgttaataaaattattaaaaaattcagtaaaattaatgaaaGTGGTTTTTAAATTAGATACAGACGTATTATATAAACTATTAATGTTATCAATGGCGTCtgtaattttttccttATGTTCATTAAAAAGTTTGGAAGCGTTATTTATTTGCTCCATGCCTTTTGACGCGatcatataaatgtatGGTTTAATATCAAAAGATGGCCATGGTGTATTTTGAGGTTCTTTTTCTCCTGGAGTACTATCTGTGCCACCTCCATCATTACCTGAACCATCTGGTCCTTCTtgattttctttatcaCCACCTGTACCTCCTTCTTGATTATCTGTGTCACTACCTGATCCACCACTTGTTCCACTACCTGAATCTCTTACTTGACTACCTTGCCCACCACCTGTTTCACTGTCTTGGCCTCCTGCTCCAAGACCTGCACCTCCTTCATTGGAATCTCCATTTCCTGTTCCGCTACTTGGGCTTCCTGATTCAGGATGTGTATTTTGCTTTCCTGCAACATCATTTGAATCTTTTTTTCCACTTTcttcaatattttcattatctttAGTGTTTCCTGGCCCAGCATCTATACCTTTTGGTGTATTGGttccatttttttgcaCGCTTTGTGTATCTCCATCCATATTCCCTTGATTTTCAGAGCCCGCTGCTTGACTTGATGCTTGGGGTCCTGGTGGGGAAGTACCCGCATCGTTTGTTCTCTTTGATGTACCATCATTTGATTTCCCCTCGGAatctattttatcatttattacaCCACCCGGGCCTCTGTTTTCACTATTTGGATTGCTTACATCACCACTTGCACCCCCTGTATTTGATTTACTACTTTCTGAATCCATTGATTCAATTTTAGAAGCGCCTTGTCCATTTTGGGGGTTTGATCCTCCTTCTTTAGTTTTTGGTAATACATTACTGCCTTGTGGAGATGGTGGTGTTTCGTGCTgactattttttaattggcCTGAAGGGGGTGGTGGAGATGGTgaatcttttttttgtggcTGTGGCGGTGGTTCTTCTTTTGAAGAAGATTGTAATGGTGATTTGTCCGCTTTTTTTGgatttgtaatttttttttgggggAATTTACATTTTGTATTACTGATGtcatatgttttaaaacCTCTCACCGCTTTCATCTCTTTTCCATCTTTTGGTGTAAGCGTTTGAAGCTTAGCTGCTAATTTAGAGTTTGAActatttttcttaataaatgaactaaaatcatcatatataccttttaatttattcaatAAATCAAGATATGGCTTGCATTTATAAATGTTCAAATAAAGGTTTTTATATTGATGACTGCAATCGGCaggatatttataaaattgctTAGTTTGGGTACCGTTATAATAACCtgtaattattttacatattagATTAagtaatttataatattcgCTCATATACTTAAGATTAGCTTCTTTCAAACCCTTTATCATATCCAAAAAAGCCCAATAATCAAATATTCCTTTATATTTctctaaataatttttataagccTCATTTAAAGTAGTACCATCCATATAGTTATTTACATCCTTTTTGTCTATGCTTTTGAGGTGC
This region of Plasmodium chabaudi chabaudi strain AS genome assembly, chromosome: 13 genomic DNA includes:
- a CDS encoding CIR protein; amino-acid sequence: MSKHKQLCMLLLEGDSYFNDENVDTEKINKDITIKGYCRNGSCKTNEESIDALAAYIFKKFKDSIKVKQRYNNYDECLLMWISDKLFKMHLKSIDKKDVNNYMDGTTLNEAYKNYLEKYKGIFDYWAFLDMIKGLKEANLKYMSEYYKLLNLICKIITGYYNGTQTKQFYKYPADCSHQYKNLYLNIYKCKPYLDLLNKLKGIYDDFSSFIKKNSSNSKLAAKLQTLTPKDGKEMKAVRGFKTYDISNTKCKFPQKKITNPKKADKSPLQSSSKEEPPPQPQKKDSPSPPPPSGQLKNSQHETPPSPQGSNVLPKTKEGGSNPQNGQGASKIESMDSESSKSNTGGASGDVSNPNSENRGPGGVINDKIDSEGKSNDGTSKRTNDAGTSPPGPQASSQAAGSENQGNMDGDTQSVQKNGTNTPKGIDAGPGNTKDNENIEESGKKDSNDVAGKQNTHPESGSPSSGTGNGDSNEGGAGLGAGGQDSETGGGQGSQVRDSGSGTSGGSGSDTDNQEGGTGGDKENQEGPDGSGNDGGGTDSTPGEKEPQNTPWPSFDIKPYIYMIASKGMEQINNASKLFNEHKEKITDAIDNINSLYNTSVSNLKTTFINFTEFFNNFINNLSIDSKQVEDPPDSGDKQSGSGGTGDDPPTPNAPSEGPKDSDDNKPGSDGTEGDPPTRDDPSKPQKDPPQQDLPQQDLPQQDLSQQNPHQPSSDASQTLKAPQTSPTPPTMQTTQNSKEQGQEHKPPQDPSGNHNSDQTDKEGSQKLMPASVTKQENPGTELKGNEITKIGGSYVLKEYKQFVILTIVFLIPIALAIMYQYLSFGRRKKLKGKKNMKKVINLFGANKTTKTVINSSDGKKQIQIIIKSSGQKKQTIKSINSVYGEKSPSLNIYQLMQADPVPFINLFFLLIFFVYKRKENTIE